The genomic interval CTCCGCTCGCGCGGGCGCATCATTGACTCACTCGATATCGATGAAATCCGCTGGCCGCTGGCGGGAGTGAAGCTGACGCAGAAGGGCGTGGACGGGCGTTTACAGGCCATTCTGCGCGCCCATGAAAACCAGATGGGCGATTTTGAACTTCACCTGGACGGCCAGGCCAACGACTTTTTACCCGACAACGGCCTGTGGCAGTGGCGCTACTGGGGGAAAGGCGGTTTTACGCCGATGCATGCCCGCTGGGACGTCGCCGGGAAAGGCGAGTGGCGCGACAACTTGATTGAGCTAACGGCGCTCTCCACCGGTTTTGACAAGCTCCAGTACGGTACGATGGAGGTCAGCAAGCCGCGTCTGGTGCTGGATCAACCGGTGCGCTGGTTGCGTGACCCCGAAAAACCGGCCTTCAGCGGCGCGCTGTCGCTCAATGCCGGGCAAACCCTGTTCTCCGGCGGCAGCGCGTTGCCGCCCTCGGTCCTGACCTTCAGCGTCGACGGCACCGACCCGACCATTTTCCAGTTTAAGGGCGACCTCCGTGCGGACAAAATCGGTCCGGTACAGGTGAACGGTCGTTGGGATGGCGTGCGTCTTCGCGGGCAGGCCTGGTGGCCGAAACAGTCGCTCACCGTGTTCCAGCCGCTGATCCCGCCGGACTGGAAAATGACGCTGCGCGACGGGGAGCTTTACGCGCAGGTCGCCTTCTCGGCGGCGGCCGATCAGGGCTTTGAGGCGGGCGGGCACGGCGTGCTGAAATCCGGCAGCGCATGGATGCCGGATAACCAGATTAACGGCGTCGATTTTGTCCTGCCGTTCCGCTTCAGCGAGGGTACCTGGTCTCTCGGCACGCGCGGTCCGGTCACCTTGCGCATTGGCGAAGTGGTAAACCTGGTGACCGCGCGCAACATTACCGCCGATCTACAGGGGGACTATCCCTGGACGGAGGATAATCCGCTGCTCCTCACCAACGTGAAGGTGGAAACCCTCGGCGGGAAAATCACCATGCAGCAGCTTCGGATGCCGCAGCACGATCCGGCCCTGCTGCGCGTGGACAATATCTCCTCCAGCGAGCTGATCGGCGCCGTTAATCCGAAACAGTTTGCCATGTCGGGGCCGGTGAGCGGGGCGCTGCCGTTCTGGCTGGACAATGAAAAATGGATCATTAAAGATGGCTGGCTGACCAACCCGGGGCCCATGACGCTGCGCATCGACAAAGATACGGCAGACGCCATCGTGAAGGATAATATGGTTGCGGGCGCGGCGATTAACTGGCTTCGCTATATGGAAATTTCGCGTTCGTGGACGAGAATCAATTTAGATAACCTGGGTGAATTAACCATGCAGGCGACCATCAAGGGGACCAGCCGGGTGGATGGCAAAAGCAGCTCCGTCAACCTGAACTATACCCATGACGAGAATGTCTTTACCCTCTGGCGCAGCCTGCGTTTTGGGGACAACCTGCAAACCTGGTTTGAGCAACACGCGGCGATACCTGCTCCCCGCAGTTCGACTGGCAAGGAAAGTGAGGAACAACAATGAAAAAGATGGCTGGTGCGCTCACCGTTGCCGCGCTACTGACAGGCTGTACGCCGCGCATTGAAGTCGCTGCGCCAAAGGAGCCGATTACCATCAATATGAATGTCAAAATTGAACATGAGATCCATATCAAGGTCGATAAAGACGTTGAAACTCTGCTGAAATCGCGCAGCGATCTGTTCTGAGGATGCCATGAAACGATTAGCTCTGATTTTACTGGCGCTGGGGATGAACGTGCAGGCGGCTGCGCTGACCTTAAACGACGCCCGGGCGCAGGGGCGCGTGGGGGAAACCCTCAGCGGCTATCTTGCCCCGATTCAACAGGACGCGGAAACGCTGGCGCTGGTCAATCGTATCAATGCGGCGCGCACGGAAAACTATCAGAAGCTGGCTGACAGCAATAATTTGCCGGTCGATGAAGTGGCCAAAATGGCAGGTCAAAAACTGGTTGCCCGCGCGCAGCCGGGCGAGTATGTGAAGGGCATTAACGGAAAATGGCTTAAAAAGTAGCTATCGGTAGCGCCTGCGGTATTCACCCGGCGAGACGCCAAAACGCTGCTTAAACGCCGTTGAAAAATGGCTATGGTCG from Enterobacter sp. JBIWA008 carries:
- a CDS encoding YdbH family protein, whose product is MKGKYKAALALLLLFILLPLTLLMTLAQWVPTLAGIWLPVGTRIAFEENPKLTRHALAIPDLRYLVEDCEIARIENVTLSHPSRWKLDIGALDLNSVCLSKIPQSAPSTVAPKTLAQWQAVLPNTWITVHRLTLSPWQQWQGELHASLTPSIQEIAYKGEQVSIKGTLRGQTLSVSQFDVQLPDQPQPIKLVGEFTLPLVPDGVPVEGHAVATFNVPQLTSLVDADLDWEDNQGQLVVMARDNPDPLLDLPWQITAEQLNISDGRWNWDLSGMPLSGRVSLRADNWQQGLDKTTLTGRLNVLTQGDAGKGNAVLNIGPGRLSMENSDMPLHLSGEAKQKDLILYAKLPATLTGSLYEPQLAFEPGALLRSRGRIIDSLDIDEIRWPLAGVKLTQKGVDGRLQAILRAHENQMGDFELHLDGQANDFLPDNGLWQWRYWGKGGFTPMHARWDVAGKGEWRDNLIELTALSTGFDKLQYGTMEVSKPRLVLDQPVRWLRDPEKPAFSGALSLNAGQTLFSGGSALPPSVLTFSVDGTDPTIFQFKGDLRADKIGPVQVNGRWDGVRLRGQAWWPKQSLTVFQPLIPPDWKMTLRDGELYAQVAFSAAADQGFEAGGHGVLKSGSAWMPDNQINGVDFVLPFRFSEGTWSLGTRGPVTLRIGEVVNLVTARNITADLQGDYPWTEDNPLLLTNVKVETLGGKITMQQLRMPQHDPALLRVDNISSSELIGAVNPKQFAMSGPVSGALPFWLDNEKWIIKDGWLTNPGPMTLRIDKDTADAIVKDNMVAGAAINWLRYMEISRSWTRINLDNLGELTMQATIKGTSRVDGKSSSVNLNYTHDENVFTLWRSLRFGDNLQTWFEQHAAIPAPRSSTGKESEEQQ
- a CDS encoding YnbE family lipoprotein; this encodes MKKMAGALTVAALLTGCTPRIEVAAPKEPITINMNVKIEHEIHIKVDKDVETLLKSRSDLF
- a CDS encoding YdbL family protein, translated to MKRLALILLALGMNVQAAALTLNDARAQGRVGETLSGYLAPIQQDAETLALVNRINAARTENYQKLADSNNLPVDEVAKMAGQKLVARAQPGEYVKGINGKWLKK